CTACAGCCATGCAAAGGTTACTGTCTACAAAACCTTTTTTGGAAGCTGACCTTATATTCAACAATGGGCTATATCATAGTTTGATGCATCATGGACAATTTTCGGCTCCCGACAAAGAGGTCTGTCTGCGGAATATTTCGGAACGGTTTGAAAGTGCTGTTTTGCAGATCAAACGGGCCAATCTTTTCCTGATTACTTTTGGCTCGGCCTATGTGTATCAGTGGAAGGAAAGCGGGGAAATTGCAGGTAACTGCCATAAATTACCCGCCCGCCTGTTCCACAGGTTCCGTTTATCGGTAGAAGAAATTACGGAGGAGTGGGAAAAGCTGATTTCAATGCTTACAGCCATGCATCCGGACATCAAACTATTATTTACTGTGAGTCCTGTCCGTCACTGGAAAGAGGGTGCGCATGAAAATCAGATTAGCAAATCGATACTTCATCTGGCGATAGATAATTTAGTACAACTTTTTCCGGAGAACGTGCGTTATTTTCCTGCTTATGAAGTAATGATAGATGAGTTACGTGATTACAGGTTTTATGATGAAGATATGATACATCCTTCGTCCTTTGCCATTGATTATATCTGGCAGCTTTTCAGCAATACATTCTTTTCGAGTGAGACAATCGGGATAAATAAAGAATGGGAGCAGATCAGGAGGGCAATGGAGCATCGACCGCTTTATCCGGGAACGAAAGAGCATGAGGCATTTGTGAAGGATACGTTGAGGAAATTGGAGACTTTTAGCCGGAGATATCCTGAGATTTCGTGCGATGATATTGATCTGCCCAAGTGAAGAAGGTGGGAAGGTGATAATTGATAATTGAAAATTGAAAATTGAAAATGGACAAATTCATAATTCATAATTGGTAATTGGTAATTGATAATTAATTATGCAGTACAGTATTCAAGAGATAGGGACTATATTAGGTGTACCGGTCAATAAGGAGGGATCGGATAAAATATCGATTTTGCTTACCGACAGCCGTAAATTGGCATTGCCGGCTGAGACCCTTTTTTTTGCGTTGGAAACAAAAAATAATGATGCACATATTTTTATAGGTGAACTGTATGAAAAGGGTGTACGTAATTTTGTAGTATCTAAGACTTTCCCGGAATGGGCGGATTTTGGAGATGCCAATTTCCTGAAAGTGAAAAACAGTTTGTCGGCACTGCAGAAGATCGCAGCTTATCACAGAAAGAGATTCAATATACCTGTCATTGGAATTACCGGTAGCAATGGGAAAACTATTGTAAAAGAATGGCTTTACCAGATACTGGAGAAAGATTACAATATTGTCCGTTCACCCAGGAGTTATAATTCCCAGATTGGTGTGCCTCTCTCGGTCTGGCAATTGGATGATGATTCGCAGTTGGGTATTTTTGAAGCGGGTATATCGCAGCCGGAAGAGATGGGCAAACTGGAGCCTGTTATCCGGCCTACTATTGGAGTATTGACAAAAATAGGGGAGGCGCATCAGGAAAATTTTGTCTCCTTGCAGCAGAAGATCATGGAGAAACTGGAACTTTTTGTCAACTGCGATGTGTTTATTTTTGATGAGGACAACCACCTGGTTGCCGAGTGTGTCGATCAGATGGTGCTTTCCCAGAAAACCTTTACCTGGTCCAGAAAAAGCAGGGATGCGCATTTGTATATATCTGCGGTGAAAAAGAAAGGGGAGAAGACGGTAATCAACTATTCATTCCTGGATTTTGATGACTCCTTCACAATCCCTTTTACCGATGAGGCTTCAATTGAGAATGCCATCAGTTGTCTTGCCGTTGCACTTTACCTGCATATTTCACCTACAGGTATCTCCTCCAGGATGGCTATTCTTGAACCTGTAGCTATGCGATTAGATGTCCGGAAAGGAAAAGAAAACTGCATTATTATAAATGACACCTATAACTCTGATATCAATTCCATTAAAATTGCACTTGATTTCCAACAACAGCGTAAGGTTGACCGGCATTTAAAGAAAACATTGATCCTTTCCGATATACTTCAGGCGGGAATTCCTCCGGGATCCCTTTATAAAAAAGTGGCAGGAATGATAGAACAGAGTGGTGTAGAAAGAGTGATAGGCATAGGCCGGGATATCACAACTCACCAGGATCTGTTTTCAACGCCGGAGAAATCTTTTTATTTGACAACAGATCAGTTTATCTCTTCCGGAGAGTGGAAAAATTTCGATCATGAGTTGATTTTGCTGAAAGGTGCACGTAGGTACCATTTTGAACAGATTGGAGCTCTTATTGAGGAACGTATACACGAAACTCTGCTGGAGGTCGATCTGGATGCCGTAGTACATAATTTCAATTTTTATAAATCCCGCTTGTTATCAGATATAAAACTGGTCTGCATGGTAAAAGCGAACGGATATGGTGCGGGTGCTGTGGAGATTGCCAAAACACTTCAATACCATCGTTGTGATTACCTGGCAGTGGCTGTAGCCGAAGAAGGAATACAACTCAGGAAGGAAGGGATTTCATTGCCATTGATAGTATTGAATCCTGAAGTGAACGGTTTCGAAGAGCTCTTTAACGCAGATTTGGAACCAGAAGTATACAATTTCCGTATTCTGGAGGCGTTCATTAAGGAGTCGGAACGAAGAGGCATCACAGATTATCCGATCCATTTGAAGATCGATACCGGAATGCATCGGTTGGGTTTTCTTCCGGAACAGATACCTGATATGTTAT
This window of the Proteiniphilum saccharofermentans genome carries:
- a CDS encoding bifunctional UDP-N-acetylmuramoyl-tripeptide:D-alanyl-D-alanine ligase/alanine racemase — encoded protein: MQYSIQEIGTILGVPVNKEGSDKISILLTDSRKLALPAETLFFALETKNNDAHIFIGELYEKGVRNFVVSKTFPEWADFGDANFLKVKNSLSALQKIAAYHRKRFNIPVIGITGSNGKTIVKEWLYQILEKDYNIVRSPRSYNSQIGVPLSVWQLDDDSQLGIFEAGISQPEEMGKLEPVIRPTIGVLTKIGEAHQENFVSLQQKIMEKLELFVNCDVFIFDEDNHLVAECVDQMVLSQKTFTWSRKSRDAHLYISAVKKKGEKTVINYSFLDFDDSFTIPFTDEASIENAISCLAVALYLHISPTGISSRMAILEPVAMRLDVRKGKENCIIINDTYNSDINSIKIALDFQQQRKVDRHLKKTLILSDILQAGIPPGSLYKKVAGMIEQSGVERVIGIGRDITTHQDLFSTPEKSFYLTTDQFISSGEWKNFDHELILLKGARRYHFEQIGALIEERIHETLLEVDLDAVVHNFNFYKSRLLSDIKLVCMVKANGYGAGAVEIAKTLQYHRCDYLAVAVAEEGIQLRKEGISLPLIVLNPEVNGFEELFNADLEPEVYNFRILEAFIKESERRGITDYPIHLKIDTGMHRLGFLPEQIPDMLSVLKKQKGLKVISVFSHLSASESWHFDDFTHRQMEIFRKAAEEIEQAFNYPVYKHILNSAGMERFSDTKWDMTRLGIGLYGISASGLPGLKNVCTLKTTILQIKHISSNETIGYGRKEKLERDARIATIRFGYADGLDRQFGNRKGKVLINGQYAPIVGNVCMDLCMVDVTGIKAEEGDTVILFGENLSVIELAESIGTIPYEILTSVSPRVKRIYIKE
- a CDS encoding GSCFA domain-containing protein — translated: MDFRTIINIPVSDIQINHSSRMMLFGSCFSENIGRKLQQSKFRVDVNPFGILYNPFSISTAMQRLLSTKPFLEADLIFNNGLYHSLMHHGQFSAPDKEVCLRNISERFESAVLQIKRANLFLITFGSAYVYQWKESGEIAGNCHKLPARLFHRFRLSVEEITEEWEKLISMLTAMHPDIKLLFTVSPVRHWKEGAHENQISKSILHLAIDNLVQLFPENVRYFPAYEVMIDELRDYRFYDEDMIHPSSFAIDYIWQLFSNTFFSSETIGINKEWEQIRRAMEHRPLYPGTKEHEAFVKDTLRKLETFSRRYPEISCDDIDLPK